A genomic window from Bacillus rossius redtenbacheri isolate Brsri chromosome 7, Brsri_v3, whole genome shotgun sequence includes:
- the LOC134534542 gene encoding MDS1 and EVI1 complex locus protein EVI1-A-like → MSAVDWYCHYPRIASLPHAPPLFAGLDMREKDSSPRKMLLSSGGHSSPKQAAMCPLSLSLSQQPRRRDEPFDLSRHTPAPHMSPAGRPHDGDDDDDPQPLDLRVEHKKLSLVVIRRRLEDENRNLILRSPSPRKDEAPAAGAYPVLFPHPAMLEALYGGGKDPPRLGYPGFAQPPPRAYPFGHPPAAFRGHAPPPPQQQQQPASAAPGKLKDRYSCKFCGKVFPRSANLTRHLRTHTGEQPYKCKYCERSFSISSNLQRHVRNIHNKEKPFKCPLCDRCFGQQTNLDRHLKKHEADGPSILDDRAPQARARARAGEDSYFEEIRSFMGKVTADGRLVHPLAHHHARQHQPAGYHYGALPRAYPEDAKDTFSSRSSSSSLGSSAAKGEQERPRGSSWAAATPTSAEEDDEEERTTPSPT, encoded by the coding sequence ATGAGCGCGGTGGACTGGTACTGCCACTACCCGCGCATCGCGTCCCTGCCCCATGCGCCGCCGCTGTTCGCCGGCCTGGACATGCGCGAGAAGGACTCCAGCCCGCGCAAGATGCTGCTGTCGTCGGGCGGCCACAGCTCGCCCAAGCAGGCGGCCATGTGCCCGCTGTCGCTGTCGCTGTCCCAGCAGCCGCGCCGGCGCGACGAGCCTTTCGACCTGTCGCGGCACACGCCGGCGCCGCACATGTCCCCCGCGGGCCGCCCGCACGacggcgacgacgacgacgacccgCAGCCGCTCGACCTGCGGGTGGAGCACAAGAAGCTGTCGCTCGTCGTGATCCGGCGCCGCCTGGAGGACGAGAACAGGAACCTGATCCTGCGGTCGCCGTCGCCGCGCAAGGACGAGGCGCCTGCGGCCGGCGCCTACCCGGTGCTCTTCCCGCACCCCGCCATGCTGGAGGCGCTGTACGGCGGCGGCAAGGACCCGCCCCGGCTGGGCTACCCGGGCTTCGCGCAGCCGCCGCCCCGCGCCTACCCCTTCGGCCACCCCCCCGCCGCCTTCCGCGGCCACGCGCCGCCGCccccgcagcagcagcagcagccggcCTCCGCCGCGCCCGGCAAGCTCAAGGACCGCTACAGCTGCAAGTTCTGCGGCAAGGTGTTCCCCCGGTCGGCCAACCTCACGCGCCACCTGCGCACGCACACGGGCGAGCAGCCCTACAAGTGCAAGTACTGCGAGCGCTCCTTCAGCATCTCGTCCAACCTGCAGAGGCACGTGCGCAACATACACAACAAGGAGAAGCCGTTCAAGTGCCCGCTGTGCGACCGCTGCTTCGGCCAGCAGACCAACCTGGACAGGCACCTGAAGAAGCACGAGGCTGACGGCCCGTCGATCCTGGACGACCGGGCGCCCCAGGCGCGGGCCCGCGCGCGCGCCGGAGAGGACTCCTACTTCGAGGAGATACGCTCGTTCATGGGCAAGGTGACGGCCGACGGGAGGCTTGTGCACCCGCTGGCGCACCACCACGCGAGGCAGCACCAGCCGGCGGGCTACCACTACGGCGCGCTGCCCCGCGCCTACCCGGAGGACGCCAAGGACACCTTCTCCTCCAGGTCCTCGTCCTCCTCGCTGGGCTCGTCGGCCGCCAAGGGCGAGCAGGAGCGGCCCCGCGGCAGCTCCTGGGCGGCCGCCACGCCCACCAGCGCCGAGGAAGACGACGAGGAGGAGCGAACGACGCCCTCGCCCACCTGA